From Sphingomonas hengshuiensis, one genomic window encodes:
- a CDS encoding CsbD family protein has protein sequence MGELTDKIKGNVNEAIGKAKQNSDNPETHDEGVAQELKGKGQQLGGKVKGALGDDI, from the coding sequence ATGGGCGAGCTAACCGACAAGATCAAAGGCAATGTCAACGAAGCAATTGGCAAGGCCAAGCAGAACAGCGACAACCCCGAGACGCATGACGAAGGCGTTGCGCAGGAATTGAAGGGCAAGGGCCAGCAGCTCGGCGGCAAGGTCAAGGGCGCGCTTGGCGACGATATCTGA